The sequence AGGTCGGCGGAGTCTTGGTGATGAAAGTAAATGAACGGTCCGCGTAAACGGTGATCTCCACTGGGATAATCATGCCGGCCTGAGCCTGAGTCTGCGCATTATAAGCCTTACAAAAATCCATGATAGCGACACCGTGCTGGCCCAACGCAGGACCGACGGGGGGGGCCGGTGAGGCCTGTCCGGCGGGCAACTGGAGCTTGATAAGTCCTATGACTTTTTTAGCCATGACCAGGGGTTCCGCTATTTCTCCGGCTCAACCTGCAGAAAATCCAACTCCACGGGTGTAGGGCGCCCGAATATGGAAACTGTCACCTTCACCTTCTGTTTGTCGTCATTGACCTCTTCTACAAATCCGGTGAAGTCTATGAAGGGCCCGTCGGTCACCTTGATGGGATCGCCCACCGTGAACTTGTGGGCCATGACCTCG comes from Candidatus Neomarinimicrobiota bacterium and encodes:
- the rplK gene encoding 50S ribosomal protein L11, coding for MAKKVIGLIKLQLPAGQASPAPPVGPALGQHGVAIMDFCKAYNAQTQAQAGMIIPVEITVYADRSFTFITKTPPTSVLLRKAANVEKGSAEPNREKVGEVTSAQVQEIARIKMPDLNAGSEAAAMEMIAGTARSMGIVVKGQA